Proteins from a single region of Geothrix sp. PMB-07:
- the nrdD gene encoding anaerobic ribonucleoside-triphosphate reductase translates to MSNSIALQDHERQRCEVWTRVMGYHRPVSEFNPGKQGEHQERLTFIEPSCAKLDHA, encoded by the coding sequence ATGAGCAACTCCATCGCCCTCCAGGACCACGAGCGCCAGCGCTGCGAAGTGTGGACCCGCGTCATGGGCTACCACCGGCCCGTGTCCGAATTCAACCCCGGCAAGCAGGGAGAGCACCAGGAGCGCCTGACCTTCATCGAACCTTCCTGCGCCAAGCTGGACCATGCCTGA
- a CDS encoding anaerobic ribonucleoside-triphosphate reductase activating protein, with amino-acid sequence MPEVEALRIGGLTRFTTVDFPGHLAAVVFCQGCPWRCGYCHNPHLQGGQSGIAAATESLAWDGVLSWLRTRHGLLDGVAFSGGEPLLQPALPAAIREARQAGFAVGLHTAGIFPDRLETILPDLTWVGLDLKAPFGSYARITGVGGDEAARASLALVTASGKPYEVRCTLDPDLLDADDLLQMTSQLQAFGISRFVLQPRRTHGCACTIPAALTAPALAVFPGLELRTA; translated from the coding sequence ATGCCTGAAGTGGAGGCGCTCCGGATCGGGGGGCTGACCCGGTTCACGACCGTGGATTTCCCGGGCCACCTCGCGGCGGTGGTCTTCTGCCAGGGCTGCCCGTGGCGGTGCGGCTATTGCCACAACCCGCACCTCCAGGGCGGCCAGTCTGGCATCGCTGCCGCTACCGAAAGCTTGGCATGGGATGGCGTGTTGTCCTGGCTCCGCACCCGACACGGCCTGCTGGATGGGGTGGCGTTCAGTGGCGGTGAACCCCTGCTGCAACCGGCACTGCCAGCGGCCATCCGGGAGGCCCGCCAGGCAGGATTTGCGGTGGGCCTTCACACGGCGGGCATCTTCCCGGATCGGCTGGAGACCATCCTGCCGGACCTGACATGGGTGGGACTCGATCTGAAGGCTCCGTTCGGAAGCTACGCCCGGATCACGGGAGTGGGCGGGGATGAAGCGGCCCGGGCCTCACTCGCCTTGGTGACGGCTTCCGGCAAACCCTACGAGGTTCGTTGCACCCTCGATCCCGATCTGCTGGATGCGGATGATCTGCTCCAGATGACCTCGCAATTGCAGGCTTTCGGGATTTCCAGATTCGTCCTTCAGCCACGCCGAACCCATGGGTGCGCCTGCACCATTCCTGCGGCCCTCACGGCACCAGCCTTGGCCGTTTTCCCCGGCCTGGAACTTCGCACCGCTTGA
- a CDS encoding cytochrome-c peroxidase, producing the protein MFSGKHALILPTLLALGFLGCGGGKDAVDPSTQGLSAQAQLGELIFKDTSLSASGLQSCATCHDKAFAHGSPNALPAQLGGPNMDVQGNRLSPTIRYLAVNKPFRFDKDGTPTGGFFWDGRAGSLAEQAAGPFLNPREMAMPDKASVVARLAAAPYAADFKRAFGADIFSDVERAYLCMTLAIQRYELEDADFHPFDSKYDAFLAGKAEFSAQEKRGLALFNSPTKGNCAACHPSAKGADGAPPMFTDFTYDVLGVPRNPELKDNADPSYYDLGLAARAAGDLADRKELYGAFKVPTLRNVAIRKAYFHNGYFKTLKEAIAFYVQRDTNPEKFYPRNPDGTVHKFNDLPAAYHANVNVTEVPYNRQPGDSPALTDEEIDDLIAFLNTLTDGYRP; encoded by the coding sequence ATGTTTAGTGGAAAACACGCGCTCATCCTTCCGACGCTTCTCGCCCTGGGCTTTCTCGGCTGCGGGGGCGGCAAGGATGCTGTGGATCCGTCAACGCAAGGCCTTTCGGCCCAGGCCCAGTTGGGCGAGCTGATCTTCAAGGACACCTCGCTGTCGGCCTCGGGACTGCAGTCCTGCGCCACCTGCCATGACAAGGCCTTCGCCCATGGGTCTCCCAATGCCCTGCCGGCGCAGCTCGGCGGTCCGAACATGGATGTCCAAGGGAACCGGCTGTCGCCAACCATCCGCTACCTGGCCGTCAACAAGCCCTTCCGGTTCGACAAGGACGGCACCCCGACGGGTGGCTTCTTCTGGGATGGCCGGGCCGGTTCCTTGGCGGAGCAGGCTGCAGGGCCCTTCCTGAATCCCCGCGAGATGGCCATGCCCGACAAGGCTTCGGTGGTGGCCCGGTTGGCTGCCGCTCCCTATGCGGCTGATTTCAAGCGCGCCTTCGGTGCCGACATCTTCAGCGATGTGGAGCGCGCCTACCTCTGCATGACGCTGGCCATCCAGCGCTACGAGCTGGAGGATGCGGACTTCCATCCCTTTGACAGCAAGTACGACGCCTTCCTGGCGGGCAAGGCTGAGTTCAGCGCGCAGGAGAAGCGGGGCCTGGCCCTCTTCAACAGTCCGACGAAGGGGAACTGTGCGGCCTGCCATCCCTCGGCCAAAGGGGCCGACGGTGCGCCGCCGATGTTCACCGACTTCACCTACGACGTGCTGGGCGTTCCTCGAAATCCCGAGCTGAAGGACAACGCCGATCCCTCCTACTACGACCTGGGCCTGGCCGCGCGCGCGGCTGGCGATCTGGCGGATCGCAAGGAGCTCTACGGCGCCTTCAAGGTGCCCACGCTGCGCAACGTGGCCATCCGCAAAGCCTACTTCCACAACGGGTATTTCAAAACCCTGAAGGAGGCCATCGCCTTCTACGTGCAGCGGGATACCAACCCGGAGAAGTTCTACCCCCGCAACCCTGATGGCACCGTCCACAAGTTCAACGATCTGCCTGCGGCCTACCACGCCAATGTCAACGTTACGGAAGTGCCGTACAACCGCCAGCCGGGGGATTCGCCGGCCCTGACGGATGAAGAGATCGACGACCTCATCGCCTTCCTGAACACGCTCACGGACGGCTACCGTCCCTGA
- a CDS encoding ribonucleoside-diphosphate reductase subunit alpha — translation MDRLLEREAPAASRDASAPTTMKVRKRNGDLEPVDLNKIVRAIGRSCHDLPHVDAIRVATRTISGLFDGATTKELDALSIQTASSLTTEEPQYSQLAARLLATCIDKEVENQGIHSFSQSIRAGYDLGLVGDRLLAFTEAHRRKLDDAVDPERTDAFEYFGLRTLYDRYLLKHPEARAVIETPQYFFLRIACALAASIHEALTLYGLLSRLEYLPSSPTLFNAGTCREQLSSCFLLDSPADDLAAIYDRYKDVALLSKWSGGIGLAFHRIRSRGSLIQGTNGHSNGIVPWLKTLDASVAAVNQGGKRKGAACIYLEPWHADVEAFLELRDNTGDEAQRTHNLNLAHWIPDLFMRRVEADGAWSLFDPKVVPHLCDLWGEAFEQAYEAAEKEGLFQRQVKARDLYARMMRTLAQTGNGWMCFKDASNRNCNQTAGGGTVHLSNLCTEILEVTDGAETAVCNLGSINLARHVTPEGFDFERLAATVAQVVPSLDRVIDLNLYPIPGTAASNHRWRPIGLGFMGLQDVFFTLGLPFDAPEAQALSTRIAETIQLAALEASCTLAEQHGAHPAFAETRLSKGAFHHEGFGATVSEPERWEALRARILQHGVRNSLMIAIAPTATIASIVGCGECIEPQVSNLYKRETLSGDFIQVNRHLVKALQERGLWTEAFRNRLKQNEGSVQGIEGIPADLQTLYRTAWELPMRALIDLAAARMPFIDQSQSLNLFVESPSIPKLSSMYFHAWKQGLKTTYYLRSRPATRIAKTTVAAFTEAEGIACSLENPEACEACQ, via the coding sequence ATGGACAGGCTCCTGGAACGGGAGGCCCCGGCGGCCTCCAGAGACGCGTCTGCCCCCACGACGATGAAGGTCCGCAAGCGCAATGGGGACCTGGAGCCGGTGGATCTGAACAAGATCGTCCGCGCCATTGGCCGCAGCTGCCATGACCTGCCGCATGTGGATGCCATCCGTGTGGCCACTCGCACCATCAGCGGGCTGTTCGATGGCGCCACCACCAAGGAACTGGATGCCCTCAGCATCCAAACCGCCTCAAGCCTCACCACGGAAGAACCCCAGTATTCGCAACTGGCCGCCCGGCTGTTGGCCACCTGCATCGACAAGGAAGTGGAGAACCAGGGCATCCACAGCTTCAGCCAAAGCATCCGCGCGGGTTACGACCTTGGGCTTGTGGGCGATCGGCTGCTGGCTTTCACAGAGGCCCACCGCCGCAAGCTGGACGATGCCGTGGATCCAGAGCGGACCGATGCCTTCGAGTACTTCGGCCTTCGCACCCTCTACGACCGTTACCTGCTGAAGCACCCGGAAGCCCGCGCGGTGATCGAGACGCCGCAATACTTCTTTCTGCGCATCGCCTGCGCCCTGGCGGCCAGCATCCACGAGGCGCTCACGCTCTATGGCCTGCTTTCCCGACTGGAGTACCTGCCCAGCTCTCCGACCCTCTTCAACGCCGGGACGTGCCGCGAGCAGCTCAGCTCCTGCTTCCTGCTGGATTCTCCGGCGGACGACCTGGCCGCCATCTACGACCGCTACAAGGATGTGGCGCTCCTGTCCAAGTGGAGCGGCGGCATCGGCCTCGCGTTCCACCGGATCCGCTCCAGGGGCTCCCTCATCCAGGGCACCAATGGCCACAGCAACGGCATCGTGCCCTGGCTAAAAACGCTGGATGCCTCCGTCGCTGCCGTCAACCAGGGCGGCAAGCGCAAGGGGGCCGCCTGCATCTACCTGGAGCCTTGGCACGCCGACGTGGAGGCCTTCCTGGAACTGCGGGACAACACGGGCGACGAGGCCCAGCGCACCCACAACCTGAACCTGGCCCATTGGATTCCGGACCTCTTCATGCGCCGCGTGGAAGCCGACGGGGCGTGGTCCCTCTTCGATCCCAAGGTGGTGCCGCACCTGTGCGACCTCTGGGGCGAGGCCTTCGAGCAGGCCTACGAAGCCGCCGAAAAGGAAGGCCTGTTCCAGCGGCAGGTGAAGGCGCGGGATCTCTATGCCCGCATGATGCGCACCCTGGCCCAGACCGGAAATGGCTGGATGTGCTTCAAGGATGCGAGCAACCGGAACTGCAACCAGACCGCGGGCGGGGGCACCGTGCACCTGTCGAACCTGTGCACGGAAATCCTGGAGGTGACCGATGGCGCCGAGACCGCCGTCTGCAACCTCGGTTCCATCAACCTGGCCCGCCATGTCACGCCTGAAGGCTTCGACTTCGAGCGCCTGGCGGCCACCGTCGCCCAGGTGGTTCCAAGCCTGGACCGGGTGATCGACTTGAACCTCTACCCCATTCCCGGAACGGCGGCTTCAAACCACCGCTGGAGGCCCATCGGCCTGGGATTCATGGGGCTTCAGGATGTCTTCTTCACCCTGGGCCTGCCCTTCGACGCTCCAGAGGCCCAGGCCCTTTCGACCCGGATTGCCGAGACGATCCAGTTGGCGGCGCTGGAGGCGAGCTGCACGCTGGCGGAGCAGCACGGGGCGCACCCAGCCTTTGCGGAAACCCGCCTCTCGAAGGGGGCCTTCCACCATGAGGGCTTCGGGGCAACGGTGTCGGAGCCCGAGCGGTGGGAAGCCCTGAGGGCGAGGATCCTCCAGCATGGGGTGCGCAACAGCCTCATGATCGCCATCGCGCCGACGGCCACCATCGCTTCCATCGTGGGCTGCGGCGAATGCATCGAACCGCAGGTGAGCAACCTCTACAAGCGCGAGACCCTCAGCGGCGACTTCATCCAGGTGAACCGCCACCTCGTGAAGGCCCTCCAGGAGCGGGGGCTGTGGACCGAGGCCTTCCGGAACCGACTGAAGCAGAACGAAGGCAGCGTGCAGGGCATCGAGGGGATTCCGGCTGATCTGCAAACGCTCTACCGCACGGCGTGGGAGCTGCCCATGCGGGCCCTCATCGACCTGGCGGCAGCTCGAATGCCTTTCATCGATCAGAGCCAGAGCCTGAACCTGTTCGTCGAGAGCCCCAGCATCCCCAAGCTCAGCAGCATGTATTTCCATGCCTGGAAGCAAGGCCTGAAGACCACCTATTACCTGCGGAGCCGACCGGCCACGCGCATCGCGAAGACCACCGTGGCGGCCTTCACGGAGGCCGAAGGCATCGCCTGCTCGCTCGAAAACCCCGAAGCCTGCGAGGCCTGCCAATGA
- a CDS encoding transglycosylase domain-containing protein gives MGIQTRRRWKALGMVLGAGTLVYLVLLGVLRSTPVLRALRERAVAELAARLPAARLDGPVSVDAALRPVMGPVVLAPPEGKTPLLVVDRITVQPRLWALFLGRLEVGKVILRGVHVQGGRRGEGLADLARALRTGRPPAARSGAGRRVPAPPVLAFSGLEVRLEGAPTGPTPVVFGPLEGRLQVDRQGERTLATLATVGPGRAAGSLEAAWGGGPGTLQIRMQGVGAEAIPDGLRRSLPFEVRGGAVDLSFEATRLDGPSRGEGRLTLRARNLSLFAPRLDPGPVGPLSLHLAGRLGWDAAAQTAALVEAKAALDDAGRAALDLALSVAVRPEPRFTLDLRAMALDWAALTGALPPALAPPRGAPALVGALAGSLHVAGPFRLSSGWQLKGEVDPSHLKAVPSSGGPDLGRPFVHTARLTRGGTRSVVIGPENPAFVPLGELPNHLVRAVLESEDAGFYGHKGFDLSEVQEALADGGRLRGASTLSQQLAKNLFLSRDRTLSRKIREALATVALEVAVGKRRILEIYFNLVEWGDGVYGIGEAARHWFGKDARSLSPKEAVMLATVIPNPVRYDMYRRRGALTPAWELRVAGLLEKLHLTGALDDEAYRAAQAETLAFRTNPGAEPVPPEAADTEPPESEDPD, from the coding sequence ATGGGCATTCAAACTCGGAGGCGCTGGAAGGCCCTGGGGATGGTGCTGGGCGCTGGAACCCTCGTGTACCTCGTGCTTCTGGGGGTGCTGCGCTCCACACCGGTGCTGCGCGCCCTTCGTGAGCGGGCGGTTGCCGAACTGGCCGCCCGGCTACCGGCAGCGCGCCTCGACGGGCCGGTCAGCGTCGATGCGGCGCTCCGCCCCGTGATGGGGCCGGTGGTGTTGGCGCCCCCCGAAGGGAAGACCCCCCTCCTGGTGGTGGACCGGATCACCGTGCAGCCGCGTCTCTGGGCCCTCTTCCTGGGGCGCCTGGAGGTCGGAAAGGTGATCCTGCGGGGGGTGCACGTGCAGGGCGGACGGCGGGGGGAGGGATTGGCGGACCTGGCCCGGGCCCTTCGCACCGGAAGGCCGCCGGCGGCACGTTCGGGAGCGGGGCGCCGGGTGCCCGCCCCACCGGTGCTGGCCTTCTCTGGACTGGAGGTGCGGCTCGAGGGGGCTCCCACGGGCCCGACGCCCGTGGTGTTCGGCCCGCTGGAGGGCCGTCTTCAGGTTGATCGCCAAGGCGAGCGCACCCTCGCCACGCTTGCGACCGTGGGGCCCGGGCGCGCCGCGGGCAGCCTGGAAGCCGCCTGGGGTGGCGGCCCCGGAACCCTGCAAATACGGATGCAGGGCGTGGGCGCCGAGGCCATTCCCGACGGCCTGCGCAGGTCCCTGCCCTTCGAAGTCCGAGGCGGCGCGGTGGATCTGAGCTTCGAGGCCACGCGGCTGGACGGCCCGTCCCGGGGGGAGGGTCGACTCACGCTCAGGGCGCGGAACCTCTCGCTCTTCGCCCCGCGCCTCGACCCCGGGCCGGTGGGGCCCCTTTCGCTCCACCTCGCGGGGCGCCTGGGCTGGGACGCCGCCGCGCAGACCGCGGCCCTGGTGGAAGCGAAGGCGGCGCTGGACGATGCCGGGCGCGCGGCGTTGGACCTGGCCCTGTCGGTGGCGGTACGCCCCGAACCCCGCTTCACCCTCGACCTTCGCGCCATGGCCTTGGATTGGGCCGCTCTCACCGGGGCCCTTCCCCCGGCGCTCGCCCCCCCGCGGGGAGCCCCGGCCCTTGTGGGTGCCCTTGCGGGTTCCCTCCATGTGGCGGGCCCCTTCCGCCTGTCCTCGGGATGGCAGCTCAAGGGGGAGGTGGACCCAAGCCATCTCAAGGCCGTTCCCTCCAGCGGCGGTCCTGATCTGGGGCGACCTTTCGTCCACACGGCGCGCCTCACCCGTGGCGGCACACGGTCGGTGGTCATCGGCCCGGAGAACCCCGCCTTCGTGCCGCTGGGTGAACTACCGAACCATCTGGTGCGCGCGGTGCTGGAAAGCGAGGATGCGGGCTTCTATGGCCACAAAGGGTTCGACCTGTCCGAAGTCCAGGAAGCCCTGGCCGACGGCGGGCGGCTGCGCGGAGCCTCCACTCTGAGTCAACAACTCGCCAAGAACCTCTTCCTGTCGCGCGACCGCACCCTCTCCCGCAAGATCCGCGAGGCCCTGGCGACCGTGGCGCTCGAGGTGGCGGTGGGCAAGCGCAGGATCCTCGAAATCTACTTCAACCTGGTGGAGTGGGGCGATGGCGTCTACGGCATCGGTGAGGCCGCCCGGCACTGGTTCGGCAAGGACGCCCGGAGCCTCAGCCCCAAGGAAGCGGTGATGCTCGCCACCGTCATTCCCAACCCCGTGCGCTATGACATGTACCGGCGGCGAGGTGCCCTCACGCCCGCCTGGGAGCTGCGGGTGGCGGGCCTGCTGGAAAAACTGCACCTCACCGGCGCCCTCGACGATGAGGCCTACCGAGCTGCCCAGGCCGAGACCCTGGCCTTCCGCACCAACCCGGGCGCGGAGCCCGTTCCGCCAGAGGCAGCAGACACCGAGCCCCCCGAATCCGAAGACCCCGATTGA
- a CDS encoding ribonucleoside triphosphate reductase has protein sequence MSATLVTPDAVEPVSAQHALPLPTHVIKRDGHSEAFDLRRITSALARAGASSGEFDKEEADLLTARAAKVIRHRHADQSPDIEQIQDTLEQVLVDANHLRSFRAFVAYRDQHRRLREDRRTLLDVGSTIDEYVHRSDWRVKANANQGYSLGGLVLNVSGKVVANYWLSHVYSPEIARAHREADVHIHDLDMLSGYCAGWSLRQVLHEGFNGIPGKPEADPPRHFSSALGQMVNFLGTLQNEWAGAQAFSSFDTYLAPYLRKDGLSYDEVRQGLQEFIYNLNVPSRWGTQTPFTNLTFDWVCPEDLREQVPVIGGETMPFTYEELQPEMDLINRAYIEVMCAGDRRGRVFTFPIPTYNITPDFPWESENAERLFEMTAKYGLPYFQNFVNSDMRPNHVRSMCCRLQLDLRELLKRGNGLFGSAEQTGSLGVVTLNCARQGYLFRGDEAGLMARMDELCTLAKESLEVKRKVIQRLMDDGLFPYTRRYLGTLRNHFSTIGVNGINEMIRNFTDGAQDITTTEGHALAVRLLDRLRARIRECQEETGNLYNLEATPAEGTTYRFAKEDRKRFKGILQAGTPDKPYYTNSSQLPVGHTDDPFEALTLQDDLQTRYTGGTVLHLYLRERVSSTEACRKLVKTALTRYRLPYLTLTPTFSICPTHGYLAGEHEFCPRCDEERLAQKGH, from the coding sequence ATGAGCGCCACCCTGGTCACACCCGACGCCGTCGAGCCGGTTTCTGCTCAACATGCGCTTCCCCTCCCCACCCATGTGATCAAGCGGGATGGCCATAGTGAAGCCTTCGACCTCCGCCGGATCACTTCGGCCCTGGCCCGGGCCGGGGCCTCCTCGGGGGAGTTCGACAAGGAGGAGGCCGACCTCCTGACGGCCAGAGCCGCCAAGGTGATCCGGCATCGCCATGCCGATCAGTCCCCCGACATCGAACAGATCCAGGACACCCTGGAGCAGGTGCTGGTGGATGCGAACCACCTCCGCTCCTTCCGGGCCTTCGTGGCCTACCGGGATCAGCACCGGCGCCTTCGGGAAGACCGGAGAACCCTGCTGGATGTGGGTTCTACCATCGATGAATACGTGCATCGTTCCGATTGGCGAGTGAAGGCCAATGCCAACCAGGGCTACTCCCTCGGCGGCCTGGTGCTGAACGTCTCCGGCAAGGTGGTGGCCAACTACTGGCTGTCCCATGTGTACTCGCCCGAGATCGCGCGGGCCCACCGCGAGGCGGATGTCCACATCCATGACCTGGACATGCTGTCGGGCTACTGCGCGGGCTGGTCCCTGCGGCAGGTGCTGCACGAGGGTTTCAACGGCATCCCCGGCAAGCCGGAGGCGGATCCGCCGCGTCACTTCTCCAGCGCCCTGGGCCAGATGGTGAACTTCCTCGGCACCCTCCAGAACGAGTGGGCCGGGGCCCAGGCTTTCAGCTCCTTCGATACCTATCTGGCCCCCTACCTCCGGAAGGATGGCCTCAGCTACGACGAGGTGCGCCAGGGTCTCCAGGAGTTCATCTACAACCTGAACGTGCCCTCCCGCTGGGGCACCCAGACGCCCTTCACGAACCTCACCTTCGACTGGGTGTGTCCGGAGGACCTGCGGGAGCAGGTTCCCGTCATCGGCGGCGAGACGATGCCCTTCACCTATGAGGAACTCCAGCCAGAGATGGACCTCATCAACCGCGCCTACATCGAAGTGATGTGCGCCGGCGACCGCCGAGGCCGGGTGTTCACCTTCCCCATCCCCACCTACAACATCACGCCGGACTTCCCCTGGGAATCCGAGAACGCCGAGCGCCTCTTCGAGATGACGGCCAAGTACGGCCTCCCCTACTTCCAGAACTTCGTCAATTCCGACATGCGGCCCAATCATGTCCGTTCCATGTGCTGCCGCCTGCAGTTGGATTTGCGGGAACTGCTCAAGCGCGGCAATGGGCTGTTCGGATCCGCCGAGCAGACTGGGTCGCTCGGGGTGGTGACCCTCAACTGCGCCCGCCAGGGCTACCTCTTCCGGGGGGACGAGGCCGGGCTCATGGCCCGCATGGATGAGCTCTGCACCCTCGCCAAGGAGAGCCTGGAGGTCAAGCGCAAGGTCATCCAGCGGCTGATGGACGATGGCCTGTTTCCCTACACCCGCCGCTACCTCGGCACCCTGAGGAACCACTTCTCCACCATCGGCGTGAACGGCATCAACGAGATGATCCGGAACTTCACAGACGGGGCCCAGGACATCACCACCACCGAGGGGCACGCGCTGGCTGTCCGCCTGCTCGACCGCCTTCGGGCCCGCATCCGCGAGTGCCAGGAGGAAACCGGGAACCTCTACAACCTGGAGGCGACGCCCGCCGAGGGCACGACCTACCGGTTCGCCAAGGAGGACCGGAAGCGCTTCAAGGGCATCCTCCAGGCGGGCACGCCGGACAAGCCCTACTACACCAACTCCTCCCAGCTTCCTGTGGGCCACACCGACGATCCCTTCGAAGCGCTGACCCTCCAGGACGACCTGCAGACGCGCTACACGGGCGGAACCGTGTTGCACCTCTACCTGCGCGAGCGCGTCTCCTCCACCGAAGCCTGCCGGAAGCTGGTGAAGACCGCCCTGACGCGCTACCGCCTGCCCTACCTCACGCTCACGCCCACCTTCTCGATCTGCCCGACCCACGGCTACCTCGCGGGCGAGCACGAGTTCTGCCCCCGCTGCGACGAGGAACGCCTCGCCCAGAAGGGCCATTGA
- a CDS encoding ribonucleotide-diphosphate reductase subunit beta, protein MRYPDFYDMYRSAIKNTWTVEEVDFSTDMRDLDTRMGPAERHLIRRLVAFFATGDSIVANNLVLNLYKHLNAPEARLFLSRQLYEEALHVQFYLTLLDTYMPDIQEREQAFRAVEEIPSIRAKAAFCQRWIDSVQTLDRLETAAQRQHFLLNLIGFAACIEGIFFFGAFAYVFFLRSRGLLNGLAAGTNWVFRDESLHMAFAFRAVEQIRAEEPDLFDEGFKARVVEMIVEAVEAEVSFAEDLLQHGVAGLSLADMRQYLQFVADQRLSLLGIPIRFGSRNPFPFMDLQDVQELANFFERRVSAYQTGVVGEVELDAAF, encoded by the coding sequence ATGCGGTACCCCGATTTCTATGACATGTATCGCTCGGCCATCAAGAACACCTGGACGGTGGAAGAAGTGGATTTCTCCACAGACATGCGGGATCTGGACACCCGCATGGGACCCGCCGAGCGCCACCTCATCCGACGTCTGGTCGCCTTCTTCGCCACGGGTGACAGCATCGTGGCAAACAACCTCGTGCTCAACCTCTACAAGCACCTGAACGCCCCTGAGGCGCGGCTCTTTCTGAGCCGCCAGCTCTACGAGGAGGCGCTGCACGTCCAGTTCTACCTCACCCTGCTCGACACCTATATGCCGGACATCCAGGAGCGGGAGCAGGCCTTCCGGGCTGTGGAGGAGATCCCGAGCATCCGCGCCAAGGCAGCCTTCTGCCAGCGCTGGATCGACAGCGTGCAGACCCTCGACCGCCTTGAAACGGCGGCCCAGCGGCAGCATTTCCTCCTGAACCTCATCGGCTTTGCTGCCTGCATCGAAGGCATCTTCTTCTTCGGGGCCTTCGCCTACGTGTTCTTCCTCCGGTCCCGGGGGCTGCTCAATGGATTGGCCGCCGGAACCAACTGGGTGTTCCGCGACGAAAGCCTGCACATGGCCTTCGCCTTCCGGGCCGTGGAGCAGATCCGGGCGGAAGAACCCGATCTCTTCGACGAGGGCTTCAAGGCCCGAGTGGTCGAGATGATTGTGGAGGCCGTCGAGGCCGAAGTCAGCTTCGCGGAGGACCTGCTCCAGCACGGCGTGGCCGGACTTTCGCTCGCGGACATGCGGCAGTACCTGCAATTCGTGGCGGATCAGCGCCTTTCCCTCCTGGGCATTCCCATCCGTTTCGGGAGCCGGAATCCATTCCCCTTCATGGATCTTCAGGACGTTCAGGAGCTGGCGAACTTCTTCGAGCGCCGCGTTTCGGCCTACCAGACCGGTGTGGTGGGCGAGGTGGAACTCGACGCGGCCTTCTGA
- a CDS encoding FMN-binding protein has translation MRVVLVPAVAGALVPASLFATDYLSHDQVRALLFPGARAEPKTLDARAPWLEALQQKTGPFRGSLEVAYVGNACQGFLVVDEVIGKFERITFAVGMDAKGAITQVEILAYRESHGHEVRMPAWRRQFKGRGASATLKVGQDIANISGATLSCTHVTEGVKRAVLLVDGARRSGLIP, from the coding sequence ATGCGGGTGGTTCTGGTTCCGGCGGTGGCAGGCGCGCTGGTGCCGGCCTCTTTGTTCGCCACGGACTACCTGAGCCATGATCAGGTCCGCGCCCTCCTGTTTCCCGGGGCGCGGGCCGAACCGAAGACCTTGGATGCCCGCGCACCATGGTTGGAGGCGCTCCAACAGAAAACCGGACCCTTTCGCGGCAGCCTGGAAGTGGCCTACGTGGGCAATGCCTGCCAGGGGTTTCTGGTGGTGGATGAGGTCATCGGAAAGTTCGAGCGCATCACCTTCGCCGTCGGCATGGACGCCAAGGGTGCCATTACTCAGGTCGAGATCCTCGCCTACCGTGAGAGTCACGGACATGAGGTGCGCATGCCAGCCTGGCGTCGCCAGTTCAAGGGGCGCGGGGCCAGCGCGACGCTGAAGGTGGGCCAGGACATCGCCAACATCAGCGGGGCGACCCTCTCCTGCACCCATGTCACGGAGGGCGTGAAGCGCGCCGTGCTGCTGGTGGATGGGGCCCGCCGATCAGGTCTGATTCCGTGA
- a CDS encoding FAD:protein FMN transferase: protein MTWLRRARPHLGTLVEVGAPAGCEGAIEAAFQAVAQIERLMSKHLAASDVGRFNAARAGSHLRIHPWTFRVLALARDLAAASEGRFDITQGTGRWSLVEDGLLKMDAGAQIDLGGIAKGEAVDRGLEALLEAGASAGWVNAGGDLRVQGLELPVGLRDEREGGLRPWALISEGALATSRFPVDDPGRLCGQPAARHVTVAAPRCAPADALTKVIALTGMTAGTLLDQYEAQAWIHE from the coding sequence GTGACCTGGCTGCGGCGGGCCCGCCCGCATCTGGGCACCCTCGTGGAGGTGGGTGCGCCAGCCGGATGCGAGGGGGCGATCGAGGCGGCCTTTCAGGCGGTAGCTCAGATCGAGCGCCTCATGTCGAAGCATCTGGCGGCGAGCGATGTCGGGCGATTCAATGCCGCTCGTGCCGGATCACACCTCAGGATCCATCCCTGGACCTTCCGCGTGCTTGCCCTGGCTCGCGATCTGGCGGCCGCCAGCGAGGGACGCTTCGACATCACTCAGGGCACGGGCCGCTGGAGCTTGGTGGAGGATGGCCTGCTGAAGATGGACGCCGGGGCGCAGATCGACCTCGGTGGCATTGCCAAAGGTGAAGCCGTGGACCGCGGGCTGGAAGCCCTGCTTGAAGCTGGGGCGTCGGCCGGGTGGGTGAATGCCGGGGGTGATCTGCGCGTGCAGGGCCTGGAACTGCCAGTGGGGCTGCGGGATGAGCGGGAAGGCGGCCTGCGCCCCTGGGCTCTCATCAGTGAGGGTGCCCTGGCCACCAGTCGTTTTCCGGTCGACGATCCGGGCCGACTTTGCGGCCAGCCCGCCGCCCGTCATGTCACGGTGGCCGCGCCGCGCTGCGCACCGGCAGATGCTCTCACCAAGGTGATCGCCCTCACCGGAATGACGGCTGGTACCCTGCTGGATCAGTACGAGGCCCAGGCATGGATCCACGAGTGA